A stretch of Sphingorhabdus sp. YGSMI21 DNA encodes these proteins:
- the scpB gene encoding SMC-Scp complex subunit ScpB, with product MPDSLDIGKRAVEATLFASEKPMTIADIRAYVGEELDIRRILADLQEDFRDRGIVLVRTGDRWHFQTAQDLSHLLRRERAEMRKLSRAGMETLAIIAYHEPVSRAEIEAIRGVQVAKGTLDVLMEAGWVRPAGRREVPGRPLIYATTAEFLTHFGLQSRRDLPGIEDLKAAGLLDPVDMALEQMELEAEAEVEAEREQAESAERENEDDDGVLLENETESA from the coding sequence ATGCCCGACTCCCTGGATATCGGCAAGCGTGCGGTCGAGGCGACGCTATTTGCGTCGGAAAAGCCGATGACAATCGCCGATATCAGGGCCTATGTCGGCGAAGAGCTCGATATACGCCGGATATTGGCCGATCTGCAGGAGGATTTCCGGGATCGCGGCATCGTGCTGGTCAGGACCGGCGACCGCTGGCATTTCCAGACCGCGCAGGATCTCTCGCATCTTCTGCGGCGGGAACGGGCGGAAATGCGCAAGCTCAGCCGCGCCGGCATGGAAACGCTGGCCATCATTGCCTATCACGAGCCGGTCAGCCGGGCAGAAATTGAAGCCATCAGGGGCGTGCAGGTCGCCAAGGGAACGCTCGATGTGCTGATGGAAGCGGGATGGGTGCGTCCGGCGGGGCGCCGCGAAGTGCCGGGCCGGCCGCTGATCTATGCGACCACCGCCGAATTTCTGACTCATTTCGGTCTGCAAAGTCGCCGCGATCTGCCCGGTATCGAAGACCTCAAGGCCGCCGGTTTGCTGGACCCTGTCGATATGGCGCTGGAGCAGATGGAGCTGGAAGCGGAAGCCGAGGTCGAAGCCGAGCGGGAGCAGGCAGAATCCGCTGAGCGAGAGAATGAAGATGATGATGGTGTTTTGCTGGAAAACGAAACCGAAAGCGCTTAA
- a CDS encoding twin-arginine translocase TatA/TatE family subunit encodes MQPSVWQILIVAALVLILFGRGRISEMMGDVGKGIRSFKKGITEEEANAANPAPKIDNKSADTSAETSKTADKTAG; translated from the coding sequence ATGCAACCGAGTGTTTGGCAGATTTTAATTGTAGCGGCGCTGGTTCTGATATTGTTCGGCCGTGGCCGGATTTCTGAGATGATGGGTGATGTCGGCAAGGGCATTCGCTCGTTCAAGAAGGGCATTACCGAGGAAGAGGCCAATGCCGCGAATCCTGCCCCCAAGATTGACAACAAGAGCGCCGATACATCGGCCGAGACCAGCAAAACCGCCGACAAGACGGCTGGTTGA
- the tatB gene encoding Sec-independent protein translocase protein TatB codes for MFDLSISEIAIIAIIAVVVIGPKELPRALATAGKWMAKGRGIMANFRAGLDAMVREAELQEMEKKWATENERIMREHPALPDDSGASEAKMEPLDTPPADASDPSDPSDNRTDFPPAGDPKP; via the coding sequence ATGTTTGACCTTTCCATATCCGAGATCGCGATCATCGCGATCATTGCCGTTGTTGTCATCGGTCCCAAGGAACTGCCGCGCGCACTGGCGACGGCGGGCAAATGGATGGCCAAGGGCCGCGGCATAATGGCCAATTTCCGGGCCGGCCTCGACGCCATGGTCCGCGAGGCCGAGTTGCAGGAAATGGAAAAGAAATGGGCGACCGAGAACGAGCGGATCATGCGCGAGCATCCGGCGCTTCCCGACGACAGCGGGGCAAGCGAGGCGAAAATGGAGCCGCTGGACACACCGCCGGCGGACGCGTCTGACCCGTCCGATCCCTCAGATAACCGGACGGACTTTCCGCCCGCAGGCGATCCCAAGCCGTGA
- the tatC gene encoding twin-arginine translocase subunit TatC: MNDHSQPDLDESKAPLIEHLIELRQRLLWSVAALTVAFLVSIFFADEIFGILVQPLTDAFPAGEGKIIYTKLYEAFFVEIKVAMFAAFFLAFPIISNQLWAFVAPGLYANEKKAFLPFLVATPLLFIAGASLAYFIVMPTAFRFFLGFEGSVGGLQQEALPAMGDYLSLVMQFILAFGVCFQLPVLLLLLNRAGIVSRQQLQGIRRYMIVGAFALAAILTPPDVVSQLMLGIPLILLYEISLLIMWITERKKKEITPAA; the protein is encoded by the coding sequence GTGAACGATCACAGCCAGCCGGATCTCGACGAAAGCAAGGCGCCGCTGATCGAGCATTTGATCGAGCTGCGCCAGCGGCTGCTCTGGTCGGTGGCGGCGCTGACCGTCGCTTTTCTGGTGAGCATATTTTTCGCCGACGAGATTTTCGGGATATTGGTGCAGCCACTGACCGATGCCTTTCCCGCTGGTGAAGGCAAGATCATTTACACCAAGCTCTACGAAGCCTTTTTCGTCGAGATCAAGGTGGCGATGTTCGCGGCATTCTTTCTGGCCTTTCCGATCATCTCCAACCAGCTCTGGGCCTTTGTAGCGCCCGGCCTTTACGCCAACGAGAAAAAAGCGTTCCTGCCCTTTCTTGTCGCCACGCCGCTATTGTTCATCGCCGGCGCATCGCTGGCCTATTTCATTGTCATGCCAACGGCCTTCCGCTTCTTTCTCGGGTTCGAGGGATCGGTTGGCGGCCTGCAGCAGGAGGCCCTGCCGGCGATGGGCGACTATCTGTCGCTGGTGATGCAGTTCATATTGGCCTTCGGCGTCTGTTTCCAGCTGCCGGTGCTGCTTTTACTGCTTAACCGGGCCGGTATTGTCAGCCGTCAGCAGCTGCAGGGCATAAGGCGCTATATGATCGTCGGAGCATTCGCCCTGGCGGCCATCCTGACGCCACCGGATGTGGTCTCGCAGCTGATGCTCGGCATCCCGCTGATCCTGCTCTACGAGATCTCGCTGCTCATCATGTGGATCACCGAGCGGAAGAAGAAAGAGATCACGCCCGCAGCGTAA
- a CDS encoding entericidin A/B family lipoprotein produces MQKITAAILISTMVLLSACATVKGVGRDIESVGEAGQDAID; encoded by the coding sequence ATGCAGAAAATTACCGCAGCAATCTTGATCTCTACCATGGTTCTTCTCAGCGCCTGCGCCACCGTTAAAGGTGTCGGCAGGGATATCGAGTCGGTTGGCGAAGCCGGTCAGGACGCGATTGACTGA
- a CDS encoding TonB-dependent receptor — MSHRKFLISAAILALPATPALAQQENGAQQRTSGLSDDFHDDDMIIVTAPYVDQLDLLAGTSALSGDELAEDLRGQIGDSLTSLPGVSSTSFSPGSSRPVLRGFQGPRVRVLTDGIGSLDASNTSVDHAVTIDPLTAQRVEILRGPAVLLFGGDAIGGAVNVIDKRIPRDIPDDAIHLDAIGGYGSAADDWSLAGSVDVPLTPKLVIHADGSYRDTGDVRVPGYVLSPDLRADLLADAAEETEEGHLDEAEELTEAANQSGRVANTASRTQTAGAGIAFIDDGGNLGFSVSYYDTDYGVPSRPGTGHAHGEEEEGEDHEEEEGHEEEGPVTIGLEQIRVDLRGGVNIGGFFEALNFRAGYSDYEHTEFEGDEVGTVFSVSGIEARAELVQADHDGWRGVIGTQVLARDFNAIGAEAFVPKNSIESWAFFTVQEADLGDIELEGALRFDQTTVTANSINFDLSFNTVSGAVGLAYAPDDAAFKIGANISRSERAPSAEELLSDGPHIATQAYEIGNPDFTTEKSWGGELYARWDSDNVQLSATVYTNFFKDYIFEAETAAEEDGLPVFQYFQRDATYYGFEASASAVIAHVGGFDLIADGVADYVRAKIDNGGGAVPRIPPLRLLGGIKAHSDNLDLRAEVEWSDSQKKVTAFETPTDGFTMVNATAAWRPFGKDGGVTLLASANNIFDVQARRHASFTKDYVPLSGRDIRVSAKFSF; from the coding sequence GTGTCACACAGAAAATTCCTGATTTCCGCTGCAATTCTGGCCCTGCCCGCGACCCCCGCCCTCGCCCAGCAAGAAAATGGCGCACAGCAGCGCACCAGCGGCCTGTCCGACGACTTTCACGATGACGATATGATCATTGTCACCGCCCCCTATGTCGACCAGCTCGACCTGCTGGCCGGAACATCGGCCCTGTCCGGCGACGAACTGGCGGAAGATCTGCGCGGCCAGATTGGCGACAGCCTGACCAGCCTGCCCGGCGTGTCTTCCACATCCTTCTCCCCCGGTTCATCGCGCCCTGTCCTGCGCGGCTTTCAGGGGCCACGGGTCCGGGTATTGACCGACGGCATCGGCTCGCTCGATGCTTCCAACACCTCGGTGGATCACGCGGTGACGATTGATCCCCTGACCGCGCAGCGAGTCGAGATATTGCGCGGCCCAGCGGTCCTGCTGTTCGGTGGCGACGCGATCGGCGGGGCGGTGAATGTCATCGACAAGCGCATCCCCCGCGATATTCCCGATGATGCCATTCATCTCGACGCGATTGGCGGCTATGGCAGCGCGGCTGACGACTGGAGCCTCGCCGGATCGGTGGACGTCCCGCTGACCCCCAAATTGGTGATCCATGCAGACGGCAGCTACCGCGATACGGGTGATGTCCGGGTGCCGGGCTATGTCCTGTCACCGGATCTGCGCGCCGATTTGCTGGCAGATGCGGCAGAGGAAACCGAGGAAGGTCATCTTGACGAGGCAGAAGAACTGACCGAGGCCGCCAACCAGTCCGGCCGCGTGGCCAATACCGCAAGCCGCACCCAGACGGCCGGCGCGGGCATTGCCTTCATCGACGACGGCGGCAATCTGGGTTTTTCGGTCAGCTATTATGACACGGATTATGGTGTCCCCTCGCGGCCCGGCACCGGCCATGCGCATGGCGAGGAAGAGGAAGGCGAGGATCACGAGGAGGAAGAAGGCCATGAGGAAGAAGGTCCGGTCACCATCGGCCTTGAACAGATTCGCGTTGATTTGCGCGGCGGCGTGAATATCGGCGGCTTTTTCGAGGCGTTGAACTTCCGCGCCGGCTATTCGGACTATGAACATACCGAATTTGAAGGCGACGAAGTCGGCACGGTCTTCTCCGTCTCCGGCATCGAGGCGCGCGCCGAGCTGGTTCAGGCCGACCATGACGGCTGGCGCGGGGTGATCGGCACCCAGGTTCTGGCGCGCGATTTCAACGCGATCGGTGCCGAAGCCTTTGTCCCCAAGAACAGCATCGAAAGCTGGGCCTTTTTCACCGTCCAGGAAGCCGATCTCGGCGATATCGAGCTGGAAGGGGCGTTGCGCTTCGACCAGACCACGGTGACCGCCAACAGCATCAATTTCGACCTCAGTTTCAACACGGTTTCCGGTGCGGTGGGCCTGGCCTATGCGCCGGACGATGCAGCGTTCAAGATAGGCGCGAATATTTCCCGCTCCGAACGGGCGCCATCGGCGGAAGAGCTGCTTTCCGACGGCCCCCATATTGCCACACAAGCCTATGAAATCGGCAACCCCGATTTCACGACGGAGAAAAGCTGGGGCGGCGAGCTCTACGCCCGCTGGGACAGTGACAATGTCCAGCTCAGCGCCACCGTCTACACCAATTTCTTCAAGGACTATATTTTCGAGGCGGAAACCGCTGCGGAAGAAGACGGATTGCCGGTGTTCCAATATTTCCAGCGTGACGCGACCTATTATGGCTTCGAGGCCTCGGCATCGGCCGTCATTGCCCATGTCGGCGGTTTCGACCTGATCGCCGACGGCGTGGCAGACTATGTCCGCGCCAAGATCGACAATGGCGGCGGCGCGGTACCGCGTATCCCGCCGCTGCGTCTGCTCGGCGGGATCAAGGCGCATAGCGACAATCTCGACCTGCGCGCCGAAGTCGAATGGTCCGACAGCCAGAAAAAAGTCACCGCTTTCGAGACGCCGACCGACGGCTTTACCATGGTCAACGCCACCGCGGCCTGGCGGCCGTTCGGCAAGGATGGCGGCGTAACGCTGCTCGCATCGGCCAACAATATCTTCGACGTCCAAGCCCGTCGTCATGCCTCGTTCACTAAAGACTATGTACCTCTGTCCGGTCGTGATATTCGCGTCAGTGCAAAGTTCAGTTTTTAG
- a CDS encoding VOC family protein, which translates to MAQWKEEGYHSVTPYITVDDAEAAIEFYAKAFGATEHMRLPMGDKIGHADLLIGDSHVMLSDEFPEMDKLGPTKRGGATASLMIYVPDVDAAFAKAVAAGAEIVRPVEDQFYGDRSGWVKDPFGHEWTLSTHVEDVSEEEMGHRMEKMMAGEGG; encoded by the coding sequence ATGGCGCAGTGGAAGGAAGAGGGCTATCACAGTGTGACCCCCTATATCACGGTGGATGATGCCGAGGCGGCGATCGAATTTTACGCCAAGGCCTTTGGTGCGACGGAGCATATGCGCCTGCCGATGGGCGACAAGATCGGCCATGCTGATCTGCTGATCGGCGACAGCCATGTGATGCTGTCGGACGAATTTCCCGAAATGGACAAGCTCGGCCCGACCAAGCGCGGCGGCGCGACGGCCAGCCTGATGATCTATGTGCCGGATGTTGATGCTGCTTTTGCCAAAGCGGTCGCTGCCGGAGCGGAGATCGTCCGTCCGGTGGAGGACCAATTTTACGGGGACCGGTCTGGCTGGGTGAAAGATCCGTTCGGGCATGAATGGACCTTGTCGACTCATGTCGAGGATGTCTCGGAAGAGGAAATGGGCCACCGGATGGAAAAGATGATGGCGGGCGAGGGGGGATAA
- the purT gene encoding formate-dependent phosphoribosylglycinamide formyltransferase, producing the protein MTYSKKILLLGSGELGREFTISAKRLGAYVIACDAYDDAPAMQVADAREIFSMLDGEKLRAAIEKHHPDLIVPEVEAIRTEILADMEAEGFHVVPSARATQLTMNRDAIRDVAAKELGLTTSRYHYAECFAEVASAAEDIGLPLVIKPVMSSSGKGQSKVDSADKLEAAWDYAVANMRGDRARVIVEQFIDFDYEITLLTVRTRDGVLFCPPIGHRQERGDYQESWQPAAMTDAALASAQEMARKVVENLGGDGKGWGLFGVEFFVTKQGEVIFSELSPRPHDTGMVTSIGQNLSEFDLHARAIMGLPVPHIALTAPASASAVILADRDSEQFEFTGVAEALALGSEGAETDVRIFGKPVTRPYRRMGVALATGADTDAARALAKRAADAVEIDYS; encoded by the coding sequence ATGACTTACAGCAAAAAAATCCTCCTCCTCGGCTCGGGCGAACTCGGCCGCGAATTTACCATCTCGGCCAAGCGGCTTGGCGCCTATGTCATTGCCTGCGATGCCTATGATGATGCTCCCGCCATGCAGGTGGCAGACGCCCGCGAGATATTCTCGATGCTCGACGGCGAGAAGCTGCGCGCAGCGATTGAAAAGCACCATCCGGATCTGATCGTGCCCGAGGTAGAAGCCATTCGCACCGAAATCCTTGCCGATATGGAGGCCGAGGGTTTTCATGTCGTGCCATCCGCCCGCGCCACCCAACTGACAATGAACCGCGATGCCATTCGCGATGTTGCGGCCAAGGAACTGGGCCTGACCACCTCGCGCTACCATTATGCCGAATGCTTCGCCGAAGTCGCCAGCGCGGCGGAGGATATCGGCCTGCCGCTGGTGATCAAGCCGGTGATGTCCTCCTCCGGCAAGGGGCAGAGCAAGGTCGACAGCGCCGACAAGCTGGAAGCAGCGTGGGACTATGCCGTCGCCAATATGCGGGGCGACCGGGCGCGGGTGATTGTCGAGCAATTCATTGACTTCGATTACGAGATCACCCTGCTGACCGTCCGCACCCGCGACGGCGTGCTGTTCTGCCCGCCGATCGGCCATAGGCAGGAGCGCGGCGATTATCAGGAAAGCTGGCAGCCGGCGGCTATGACCGACGCGGCGCTCGCTTCGGCTCAGGAGATGGCGCGCAAGGTCGTCGAGAATCTCGGCGGCGACGGCAAGGGTTGGGGTCTGTTCGGGGTTGAGTTTTTCGTCACCAAACAGGGCGAAGTCATCTTCTCCGAACTCAGCCCGCGGCCGCACGATACCGGTATGGTCACCTCGATCGGCCAGAATCTCAGCGAGTTCGACCTCCACGCCCGCGCCATCATGGGGCTCCCGGTCCCGCATATCGCGCTGACTGCACCCGCCAGCGCCAGCGCGGTTATCCTTGCGGATCGTGATAGCGAACAGTTTGAATTTACCGGTGTGGCGGAAGCTCTGGCGCTGGGCAGCGAAGGCGCGGAGACGGACGTCAGGATATTCGGCAAGCCGGTTACGCGGCCCTATCGGCGGATGGGCGTGGCCTTGGCCACTGGAGCGGATACGGACGCGGCGAGGGCGCTGGCGAAGCGCGCGGCGGATGCGGTGGAAATCGATTATTCCTGA
- a CDS encoding glutathione S-transferase family protein, which produces MTASLVLYGSPLSPFQRKVEAVMALKGLDYDCEDVNVMGMPDWYKAISPLGRIPSLRDRDIAEDGPAGTITDSSAICGYLEKRQPDPSVYPADAFDYGRALWLEEYADTGMAMAGGMGVFRPIIFNLFQRKEPDIETARKTWNEKLPPLYDYLEAQLDGRSHFIGDSITIADIAVAAQIAQTDMLAGLPDNSRWPALVAHYQAMRAHDCFQRNNAGCDKIIAKLVPEKFDLS; this is translated from the coding sequence ATGACCGCATCCCTCGTCCTCTACGGCTCGCCGCTTTCCCCGTTCCAGCGCAAGGTGGAGGCGGTGATGGCGCTCAAGGGGCTCGACTATGATTGCGAGGACGTCAATGTCATGGGCATGCCGGACTGGTACAAGGCAATCAGCCCGCTTGGCCGCATTCCGTCATTGCGCGACCGGGATATTGCCGAAGACGGGCCCGCCGGGACGATCACCGACAGTTCGGCGATTTGTGGCTATCTGGAGAAACGGCAGCCCGATCCTTCGGTCTATCCTGCCGACGCCTTCGACTATGGTAGGGCGCTGTGGCTCGAGGAATATGCCGATACCGGCATGGCGATGGCTGGTGGCATGGGTGTGTTCCGGCCGATCATTTTCAATCTGTTCCAGCGCAAGGAGCCGGATATCGAAACCGCGCGCAAGACCTGGAATGAAAAATTGCCGCCGCTTTATGACTATCTCGAAGCGCAGCTCGACGGCCGCTCCCATTTTATCGGCGATAGTATCACGATCGCCGATATCGCGGTCGCCGCACAGATCGCCCAGACCGATATGCTCGCCGGTCTGCCCGACAATTCCCGCTGGCCGGCTTTGGTGGCGCATTATCAGGCGATGCGCGCGCATGACTGTTTCCAGCGCAACAACGCGGGCTGCGACAAAATCATCGCGAAGCTGGTGCCGGAGAAATTCGACCTGAGCTAA
- a CDS encoding AEC family transporter, with protein MINFIYALIPVVLITALGWLLAHRNFLPAEGWRAIERLVYFIFFPALIINVLASASFETVPWAMVLALIGSQVALAVLGLFAKRADDGPRKGSIIQSNVRWNTFVGLSIASALFGEPGLALMAIAVAALTPTANVISVLALTHFARDDGKKKPHVVMDMVRNPLIIGCVIGIALNLLGIAPSGIAEKTLDILGQATLALGLLVVGAAVDLRAFRRAGHTTLTWSAVRLLGFPLVALAAGLLLDLAPDSLAIIMIAAATPTASSGYILARQLGGDATLSANLVAVQTVFSVLSMPAIYALYLLTQS; from the coding sequence ATGATAAACTTTATCTATGCCCTGATCCCGGTGGTCCTGATCACCGCATTGGGATGGTTGCTGGCGCACAGGAATTTCCTGCCCGCCGAGGGCTGGCGCGCGATCGAGAGACTGGTCTATTTCATCTTTTTCCCGGCGCTGATCATCAATGTGCTGGCCAGCGCCTCTTTCGAAACCGTGCCCTGGGCGATGGTGCTGGCGCTGATCGGTTCGCAAGTGGCGCTTGCTGTGCTGGGGCTGTTCGCCAAGCGGGCCGATGACGGCCCGCGCAAAGGATCGATCATCCAGTCCAATGTCCGCTGGAACACCTTTGTCGGACTGTCCATTGCCAGCGCGCTGTTTGGCGAGCCGGGCCTTGCCCTGATGGCCATCGCGGTCGCCGCCCTGACGCCGACCGCCAATGTCATTTCGGTACTGGCGCTGACCCATTTCGCCCGCGACGACGGAAAGAAAAAACCGCATGTTGTGATGGATATGGTACGCAATCCGCTGATCATCGGCTGCGTGATCGGCATCGCGCTCAACCTGCTGGGTATCGCGCCCTCCGGCATAGCCGAGAAGACGCTCGACATATTGGGTCAGGCGACGCTGGCGCTCGGTCTTCTCGTGGTCGGCGCGGCGGTTGATCTGCGGGCCTTTAGACGGGCGGGACACACGACATTGACATGGTCGGCGGTGCGCCTGCTCGGCTTCCCGCTGGTGGCTCTGGCCGCCGGACTGTTGCTCGATCTCGCGCCGGACAGCCTGGCGATCATCATGATCGCGGCCGCCACGCCGACCGCAAGCAGCGGCTATATATTGGCACGGCAACTCGGCGGCGACGCCACCTTGTCGGCCAATCTGGTCGCCGTGCAAACGGTCTTCTCGGTGCTGTCCATGCCGGCGATCTACGCGCTCTATCTGCTGACCCAGTCCTGA
- a CDS encoding crotonase/enoyl-CoA hydratase family protein, which translates to MVEKKYECFDVEIADGIAHIRMNRPEKLNSMNRAFWNDLPEIVEDIDINARARVIVISSTGKHFSAGMDLSVFAPQPDSKIDGADKHVLAEMFRSNVKRIQHSFNALEEARIPVLFALHGGVIGGAIDMISAGDIRWCSKDAIFCIQETNIGMTADVGTFPRLQRYIPEGWVKEMAYTGRRIDAAKAKEIGLVNDVFETQEECLAYVMATAKEIASKSPLAVTGCKVLINYGRDHNTADTLDYIGVWNAGMFPPSHIQEAVAAMGEKREPDFPDLLPLRTTAL; encoded by the coding sequence ATGGTCGAGAAAAAATATGAATGTTTCGATGTCGAGATAGCCGACGGCATCGCCCATATCCGGATGAACCGTCCGGAAAAGCTCAACAGCATGAACCGTGCATTCTGGAATGATCTGCCAGAAATTGTCGAGGATATCGATATCAACGCCCGCGCGCGGGTGATCGTCATCAGCTCTACCGGCAAGCATTTTTCTGCCGGCATGGACCTCTCCGTTTTCGCGCCTCAGCCCGACAGCAAGATTGACGGTGCCGACAAGCATGTGCTTGCCGAAATGTTCCGCTCCAACGTCAAGCGCATCCAGCATAGTTTCAACGCTCTGGAAGAAGCCCGCATCCCCGTATTGTTCGCGCTCCACGGCGGCGTGATCGGCGGCGCGATCGACATGATCAGCGCGGGCGATATCCGCTGGTGCAGCAAGGACGCAATTTTCTGCATTCAGGAAACCAATATCGGCATGACCGCCGATGTCGGCACTTTCCCGCGCCTGCAACGCTATATCCCAGAAGGCTGGGTCAAGGAAATGGCCTATACCGGCCGCCGGATTGATGCGGCAAAAGCCAAGGAAATCGGGCTGGTCAACGACGTATTCGAAACCCAGGAAGAATGCCTCGCTTATGTCATGGCAACCGCGAAAGAAATTGCGTCGAAATCGCCGCTGGCGGTGACTGGCTGCAAGGTTCTGATCAACTATGGCCGCGACCACAATACCGCCGACACGCTCGACTATATCGGCGTCTGGAACGCCGGCATGTTCCCGCCATCTCATATCCAGGAAGCTGTCGCTGCGATGGGCGAAAAACGCGAACCGGATTTCCCCGATCTGTTGCCGCTCCGAACCACAGCATTATAG
- a CDS encoding cysteine synthase A, protein MSIIPNTLELIGNTPLVRLSGPSEAAGCDIYGKCEFANPGASVKDRAALFIIQDAEERGLLKPGGRIVEGTAGNTGIGIALVANAKGYKSTIVMPETQSREKMDTLRALGAELITVPAAPYSNPGHFVHTSRRLAEETEGAVWANQFDNVANRRAHIETTAEEIWEQMDGKVDGFTCAVGTGGTLAGVGMGLKAKDENITIALSDPHGAALYEYYAHGELKSEGSSVAEGIGQGRITGNLEDAPVDRQYRISDEEALVWVERLLMEEGLCLGLSSGVNVAGAIALGKELGPGSRVATILCDTGFRYLSSLYNAAWLKEKGLPIFPWLDSDG, encoded by the coding sequence ATGAGCATCATTCCAAACACACTCGAACTGATCGGCAATACGCCGCTCGTGCGCCTCTCCGGACCCAGCGAGGCTGCCGGTTGCGACATTTACGGCAAGTGCGAATTTGCCAATCCCGGCGCCTCGGTGAAAGACCGCGCCGCGCTGTTCATCATTCAGGATGCGGAAGAACGCGGCCTGCTCAAGCCGGGTGGACGCATCGTCGAAGGGACGGCGGGCAATACCGGTATCGGCATCGCGCTCGTCGCCAATGCCAAGGGCTATAAATCGACCATTGTGATGCCGGAAACCCAGAGCCGGGAAAAAATGGATACGCTGCGCGCCCTGGGCGCCGAGCTTATCACGGTGCCGGCTGCGCCTTATTCGAACCCCGGCCATTTCGTTCACACCTCGCGTCGTCTGGCCGAGGAAACCGAAGGCGCCGTCTGGGCCAACCAGTTTGACAATGTCGCCAATCGCCGCGCCCATATCGAAACCACCGCCGAGGAAATTTGGGAACAGATGGACGGCAAGGTCGACGGCTTTACCTGCGCGGTTGGAACCGGCGGCACGTTGGCCGGTGTCGGCATGGGACTGAAGGCGAAGGATGAAAATATAACCATCGCCCTGTCCGATCCGCATGGTGCGGCGCTCTACGAATATTATGCCCATGGCGAGCTGAAGTCCGAAGGCAGCAGTGTCGCCGAAGGCATCGGGCAGGGGCGGATCACCGGCAATCTGGAAGATGCGCCGGTGGACAGGCAATATCGCATTTCCGACGAGGAAGCGCTGGTCTGGGTCGAGCGGCTGCTGATGGAAGAGGGACTGTGCCTTGGCCTGTCATCGGGCGTGAATGTGGCCGGCGCGATTGCGCTGGGCAAGGAACTGGGGCCGGGCAGCCGGGTTGCGACAATCCTGTGCGATACCGGATTCCGCTATCTGTCCTCGCTCTACAACGCCGCCTGGCTGAAAGAAAAGGGACTGCCGATATTCCCGTGGCTGGACAGTGATGGATAA
- a CDS encoding Gldg family protein, whose product MARSWQTVPSALLALLLFAQCSAGESPADPPEFKPSIQIMTSLPLIWGEGASMESILSGGSEPAPIYRHWQAQYEIAPVDSLENLAAEDPDIVILAQPRAMDPADLTDLDAWVRQGGDVIIFTDPDLVWPSHLPLGDPQRPLVSGLLSPLLGHWGLELVGTTGNSTEIVDLRAGGHRFASRGAGKIEPIKAARPVGVVCDGGTAAFIIRCSVGQGRATIVADADFLDAGLWPEAARESPQQSGAVRFVDALVQEHGAANGRRK is encoded by the coding sequence TTGGCCCGCTCGTGGCAGACGGTCCCGTCGGCCCTGCTGGCTCTCCTGCTTTTCGCCCAATGCAGCGCCGGTGAATCCCCGGCTGATCCGCCAGAGTTCAAGCCGAGCATCCAGATCATGACCAGCCTGCCTCTGATTTGGGGCGAGGGGGCGTCTATGGAGTCGATCCTCTCCGGCGGTTCTGAACCGGCGCCGATCTACCGCCATTGGCAGGCGCAATATGAAATAGCGCCAGTCGACAGTCTGGAAAATCTGGCGGCGGAAGATCCGGACATTGTCATTCTGGCCCAGCCGCGGGCGATGGATCCGGCGGATCTCACAGACCTTGATGCCTGGGTCCGGCAAGGGGGCGATGTCATTATTTTTACCGACCCCGATCTCGTCTGGCCATCGCACCTGCCGCTCGGCGATCCGCAGCGACCGCTGGTGAGCGGCCTGTTGTCGCCGCTGCTTGGCCACTGGGGTCTGGAGCTTGTCGGTACGACCGGAAACAGTACCGAAATCGTCGATCTCCGCGCCGGCGGCCATCGCTTCGCCAGCCGCGGGGCCGGAAAGATCGAGCCGATAAAGGCAGCCCGGCCGGTCGGTGTCGTCTGCGACGGTGGCACAGCCGCATTCATCATCCGATGTTCGGTCGGGCAGGGGCGGGCAACCATCGTTGCGGACGCAGACTTTCTCGATGCAGGGCTCTGGCCGGAAGCGGCCCGCGAGTCGCCGCAGCAAAGCGGTGCCGTACGCTTCGTAGATGCACTGGTGCAGGAACATGGCGCTGCCAATGGCCGCCGGAAATAA